One window of Oncorhynchus masou masou isolate Uvic2021 chromosome 28, UVic_Omas_1.1, whole genome shotgun sequence genomic DNA carries:
- the LOC135517948 gene encoding endothelial differentiation-related factor 1 homolog — protein MAESDWDTVTVLRKKGPTAAQAKSKQAITAAQRRGEDLDTTKKWSAGQNKQHLVTKNTAKLDRETEELQHLRVSLEVGKVIQQGRQNSGLTQKDLATKINEKPQVIADYECGKAIPNNQVMGKIERAIGLKLRGKDIGLPLEAKPKKK, from the exons ATGGCAGAAAGCGACTGGGACACTGTGACTGTGTTGAGGAAGAAGGGTCCGACTGCTGCCCAGGCCAAATCTAAGCAG GCTATCACAGCTGCACAGAGACGTGGAGAAGACCTCGATACTACCAAGAAAT GGTCTGCAGGGCAGAACAAGCAGCACCTGGTGACCAAGAACACCGCCAAGCTGGACCGGGAGACAGAGGAGCTGCAGCACCTGAGGGTCTCCCTGGAGGTGGGAAAGGTTATCCAGCAGGGCCGCCAGAACAGTGGCCTCACCCAGAAAGATCTGGCCACT AAAATTAATGAGAAGCCTCAGGTCATCGCAGACTATGAGTGTGGGAAAGCAATTCCCAACAATCAGGTCATGGGCAAAATTGAGAGGGCAATCG GTTTGAAGCTGCGTGGGAAAGATATTGGACTGCCTCTGGAGGCAAAACCAAAGAAGAAATGA